One Triplophysa dalaica isolate WHDGS20190420 chromosome 11, ASM1584641v1, whole genome shotgun sequence genomic window carries:
- the nkx2.3 gene encoding homeobox protein Nkx-2.3, protein MMLPSPVTSTPFSVKDILKLEQQSHLQSLHPAQYHAQLHPEPQERFQTPSSSFLGGRDSPGFSDGEDKMSFLNSFSMQDSLVESSLSPPMFVHPALGHVDTKLEDELEDHETKSCCAIIRSPECEADAQSDTERAQRQRTRRKPRVLFSQAQVFELERRFKQQRYLSAPEREHLASTLKLTSTQVKIWFQNRRYKCKRQRQDKTLEMAGHHHPPPPRRVAVPVLVRDGKPCLTGSQSYNATYAVNPGPYSYNGYSSYNNAAYTNPYSCTYPSLPPLPTNTSTNALMSMSLNNLGTYSQPQTSQGTAVSACQGTLQGIRAW, encoded by the exons ATGATGCTTCCGAGCCCGGTTACATCAACGCCGTTTTCTGTGAAGGATATACTGAAATTGGAACAGCAGTCTCACCTTCAGTCTCTGCACCCAGCGCAATACCACGCACAGCTTCATCCGGAACCGCAGGAAAGATTTCAGACACCATCATCCAGTTTTCTCGGAGGTAGAGACAGCCCCGGCTTCTCAGACGGCGAGGACAAGATGTCTTTTCTGAACTCCTTCTCCATGCAGGATAGCTTAGTGGAGAGCAGCCTTTCACCTCCCATGTTCGTCCATCCGGCACTGGGACACGTCGACACCAAACTTGAAGATGAACTTGAGGACCATGAAACAA AAAGCTGCTGTGCCATCATAAGGTCCCCGGAGTGTGAGGCTGACGCGCAATCGGACACAGAGCGAGCGCAGCGGCAGAGGACGCGACGCAAGCCTCGGGTTCTCTTTAGCCAGGCACAGGTCTTCGAGCTGGAGAGGCGCTTTAAGCAGCAGCGCTATTTGTCGGCTCCCGAGAGAGAACATTTGGCTAGTACCCTGAAATTGACATCGACGCAGGTCAAAATTTGGTTTCAAAACCGTAGATATAAATGCAAGCGACAGCGTCAAGACAAAACACTGGAAATGGCAGGACACCACCATCCGCCGCCACCAAGGAGAGTGGCCGTGCCCGTGCTGGTCCGGGATGGCAAGCCGTGTTTAACGGGATCACAGAGTTACAACGCCACGTACGCCGTGAACCCTGGTCCATACAGTTATAATGGTTATTCGTCTTACAATAACGCCGCGTATACAAACCCTTACAGCTGTACGTATCCCAGCCTTCCGCCACTTCCAACCAACACATCTACCAATGCATTGATGAGTATGAGTCTGAACAACCTCGGAACATATTCCCAACCCCAGACATCACAAGGGACGGCTGTGTCGGCCTGTCAAGGGACTTTGCAGGGTATTCGTGCATGGTAG